One window of Papaver somniferum cultivar HN1 chromosome 9, ASM357369v1, whole genome shotgun sequence genomic DNA carries:
- the LOC113312789 gene encoding uncharacterized protein LOC113312789, translated as MIWVHLPGLSLEYWDEKTLFTICRALGDPIKVDEATLSYDNGYYARVLVNIDLAKTIPRIQQLNIHQAFQKNVNNTVREKFDIGDHSKEASGQENFTPSTSTLVKKLLQQNLISSTNIVISCGAFGPLGDINDAEKVICTPQHVPLEPEKVRQIAEDNAIEKSMINFIDGKNGSTSMQQVPITSWSRVVQRPPPPSSSSQPKIPKEATDVKMVIHNSISNNKGNIWLFWNQALSTPTVISMSSQMITVDVGGSLISGVHAHVGYIQRRILWSEMEVISVMNKSWLVIGDFNAVVSPNEKFGCRSPNRRAMLDFTTCLDNCELLQAPKTGLQFSWSNCQYGNKRILCCLDRAMFNNIWLQKYADWGYKVGLRIDSDHAPLLDGCANIPKPKNVSQKFQKMWISHPTFMKVVQDCWSELIEGDPAFVFQSKLKKLKNVLREWNWNVFGNVHTQIKEAETKLNEAMQHSDNNPNDVEALEKLVEAQNLHNSQEVHLSSLLKTKSRVKWIKEGAANTNFFHTMLKIRQAKNCISELKTANGEIISDQGKIADELVKFYGQKFKFQAVTVDEFLLKHIPQVITDEDQKMLDVIPEEEKIRATIFSMDPDSSPGPDGFSGCFNRACWHIIKEDVIQAIQFCWRRRYIPKGLNSNFLVLLPKVDGAKTPSQFRPIGLRNVSFKIFTKLITNRMSVLMAKLISPQQATYVKGRIIQQQILLASELVNEMKKKRGGGNVALKLDISQAYDSVSWHFLFQVLQKFGFTES; from the exons ATGATTTGGGTTCATCTTCCAGGACTCAGTTTAGAATATTGGGATGAAAAAACTCTCTTCACAATTTGCAGAGCTCTAGGTGATCCAATTAAAGTTGATGAAGCTACCCTCAGTTATGATAATGGATACTATGCTAGAGTgttggtgaatattgatttagCAAAAACAATACCAAG GATACAACAACTCAACATACATCAAGCATTCCAAAAAAATGTTAATAATACAGTCAGGGAGAAGTTTGATATTGGTGATCATTCAAAAGAAGCGAGTGGTCAAgaaaattttactccatcaactTCAACATTGGTGAAAAAGTTACTCCAACAAAACTTGATATCT AGCACAAATATTGTTATTTCATGTGGAGCTTTTGGTCCTCTTGGGGACATAAATGATGCAGAAAAAGTAATATGTACTCCTCAACATGTTCCTTTGGAACCTGAAAAAGTTCGACAAATAGCTGAAGACAATGCAATAGAGAAAAGTATGATAAATTTTATTGATGGAAAGAATGGTTCTACCTCAATGCAACAAGTTCCAATTACTTCTTGGTCTAGAGTTGTTCAAAGACCACCCCCTCCATCATCATCAAGTCAACCTAAAATTCCTAAAGAAGCAACTGATGTTAAG ATGGTGATACATAATTCTATTTCAAATAATAAAGGAAATATTTGGTTATTCTGGAATCAAGCTTTATCTACTCCAACTGTCATCTCAATGTCTAGCCAAATGATTACAGTGGATGTGGGAGGTAGTTTAATATCTGGTGTTCATGCTCATGTTGGTTATATTCAAAGAAGAATTCTCTGGTCTGAAATGGAAGTAATTAGTGTTATGAATAAATCTTGGCTGGTTATAGGTGATTTCAATGCTGTGGTTTCACCTAATGAAAAGTTTGGGTGTAGAAGTCCAAATAGAAGAGCAATGTTAGACTTTACTACTTGTTTAGACAATTGTGAACTTTTACAAGCTCCTAAAACTGGGTTACAATTTTCTTGGTCTAACTGTCAATATGGCAATAAAAGAATCTTATGCTGCTTGGATAGAGCAATGTTCAATAATATTTGGTTGCAAAAATATGCAGATTGGGGGTACAAGGTTGGTTTAAGGATTGATTCAGATCATGCTCCTCTCCTTGATGGTTGTGCTAACATTCCCAAGCCTAAGAATGTTtctcaaaaattccaaaaaatgtgGATATCTCATCCTACATTTATGAAAGTAGTTCAAGATTGTTGGTCTGAATTGATAGAGGGAGATCCTGCATTTGTTTTTCAAAGTAagcttaaaaaattgaaaaatgttcTAAGAGAATGGAATTGGAATGTCTTTGGCAATGTGCATACACAAATTAAAGAAGCTGAAACTAAATTAAATGAAGCTATGCAGCACTCTGATAATAATCCTAATGATGTTGAAGCCTTAGAAAAATTGGTTGAAGCTCAGAATCTACATAATTCACAGGAAGTTCACTTAAGCTCATTATTAAAAACAAAATCCAGAGTTAAGTGGATTAAAGAGGGAGCAGCTAACACCAACTTCTTTCATACAATGCTCAAAATTAGGCAAGCAAAGAACTGTATTAGTGAGTTGAAGACTGCAAATGGTGAAATCATCTCAGACCAAGGAAAAATTGCAGATGAATTGGTTAAATTTTATGgacaaaaattcaaatttcaagcaGTAACAGTTGATGAGTTTTTGTTAAAACACATTCCTCAGGTTATTACAGATGAAGATCAAAAGATGCTAGATGTCATTCCTGAAGAGGAGAAAATTAGAGCAACCATTTTTAGTATGGATCCAGATAGCTCACCTGGGCCTGATGGTTTTTCAGGTTGTTTTAACAGAGCCTGCTGGCATATAATAAAAGAAGATGTGATTCAAGCCATTCAATTTTGCTGGAGAAGAAGGTACATTCCTAAAGGATTAAACTCAAATTTCTTAGTCTTGCTTCCAAAAGTTGATGGTGCTAAAACTCCAAGTCAGTTCAGACCAATTGGTTTAAGAAATGTGAGTTTTAAAATCTTTACAAAGCTTATCACCAACAGAATGAGTGTTTTAATGGCTAAACTAATATCTCCTCAGCAAGCAACATATGTTAAGGGTAGAATCATTCAACAACAGATTCTTCTAGCTTCAGAATTGgttaatgaaatgaaaaagaagagaGGGGGGGGTAATGTAGCTCTCAAACTTGACATTTCACAAGCATATGATTCAGTCAGCTGGCATTTTTTGTTTCAAGTACTTCAGAAATTTGGCTTTACTGAATCctga